Genomic window (Canis lupus baileyi chromosome 38, mCanLup2.hap1, whole genome shotgun sequence):
acgagagagggacagaggggagcaCCCCTCCCGGCTGCCCTGAGGGACGGGAGGTCGGGGAGGCAGCAATCCCCCCAGAAAGGCAGCAGGGCCCGGCCCGCAGGggacccccccccacctccacacacCTAAACTCAGTGTGTCCCCACCCGATGGCAGAGAACCATGGTCCCCTCCATGACCAGACCCCAGCGACCAGCACCTGAGCCCTCAGCTCCTCTCACTTATCCCTCCCAGCCGCCCCGgcccccctctccccgccccccccctgcCACTCTGCAGGTGGGGGGCCAGGCTCCAGTGCAGCCCACACCCCTGCCACTGCGGCTTCCTAACCAGCCTCTCAGGTCTCAGCCGTTAATCCCAGCCCTGAGGGTGACGCTCCCACCGCCCCCTGCTtcctccctgcagagagcttcCCTCAGTTCCAGGGAGCACGCTCCCCCCACTCAGGGCCTTTGTAGGcgcctcccctctgcctgtgaggctccccaccaccaccaccaccccctccagtccgccctgcctccctccccttggCCGCTCCCCACTCCCATCCGCTCTCAGCTTCAGCACTTCCCCCCCAGCCTCCCaaggccccccccacccctgctctcccaggccctccctccaccccatccccataCTTGACTTAATCACCTCCTCCATCACCTCCTCCGAAGCCCAAGCCGGAGCTGAAAGGGGATCCTCTCCCTTCGGGTTTCATGCGGGgtgtgggtggaggggggtggggagaggggccctGCTGTGCGAGGGGGCGGTGGGGAGCCTCGGGCCAGGAAGTGAGGACTCCGTCATTTCAGTTCTTTCAGCACTGCTCCCCACGgcggccccccgcgccccagtGCTGCTCTCCGCGGCGGCCCCCCGCATCCCAGTGCACGGCCAAGTTGGGGGCTCGGTGCTGCTGGAGGTAGAGCGCCCTGCTGGCTTCCAGGTCCGAGAGGCCATCTGGAGATCTCTCTGGCCTTCGGAGGAGCTCCTGGCCACGTTTTTCCGGGGCTTCCCCGAGACCCTGTACCGCTCCCGCTTCCTGGGCCGAGCCCAGCTTCACAGCAACCTCAGCCTGGAGCTCCAGTCCCTGGAGTCTGGGGACAGCGGCAACTTCTCGGTGCTGCTCGTGGACACGGGCGGCAGGGCCTGCACCCGGGTCCTGCAGCTCAAGGTGTACGGTGAGTGAGCACCACGGGCCCTCCGGCTGCCTGCTGGCCtccgggggaggtggggggggtcccCGCGCCCTGGGAGTGGGGAACGCAGGCTTCCAGGGCCTCTGGGCTCTGACCTCACAGCTAGTGCCCCACACGGCTGCTCCCCGTAGCCCACCTGAGACACCCTTGGCTGCCCCAGGTGAGTTCCCGCGTGACGCAGCTGGCCTTGTCACCCCGGAGTCCTTGCCCCAACTCAGGCAGCGGGCGTCTTTGCTTGGCTCCGTGGCCTTGACACGATCAAAGCCTCCGTAGCACAGTCACCTTTCTCACTTGCAAAAGGGCCCATAAGTAATTCTACGGTAGATGCCGACAGAGGCAAACACGCGGCTCTCGGGGCGAGCGTCGGAGACGGAGGTGTGGCCCCGGGAGCCGAAAATCTAAGATTACACCATGTGCCATCATTAGGCGAACCACTAACAAGGGAAAAAAGTGTTGCCGAGCAAACGTTGATAcgtgttttttattaaaaattgaagtgtggggatccctgggtggcgcagcggtttggcgcctgcctttggcccagggcgcgatcctggagtcccaggatcgaatcccacgtcgggctcccagtgcatggagcctgcttctccctctgcccatgtctctctctctctctctctctctctctctctctctgtgactatcataaataaaaaaaaaaaaattgaagtgtgACTAAAGCACGAAGGCTTATATGGCTTTAAAAGTTCTCTCAGATGTGTTTAGAGATTTTTGACTATAGGACATTCATGGGTTCCCTCAGTTATTCTCTGTTGCGAAACAAACCAGCCCCGGACTGACAGCCCGAAAACAGCAGCTATGTGGACGTCCCGCCCCCTGtgggcgggggggccgggggggggggccttCAGCTCCCCTGGCTTGCAGGATGCGGCACCTTCAGCACCTTGCTGGGGTGACTGGCCTCACTGGGTGCTGGACGGGCCCTTCTTTCCAGCAACTTCACCTCCAccacctctaccaccaccaccaccttcaccATCATCTCCTCAACCAGcacctccaccaccatcacctccatcTCCACTACGTCAACAGCCACCTCCACCACTtccaccatcacctccatcaCCATCACCTCCATCACCATCACCTCCACCTTCACCTCCTCCACtgtcacctccaccaccaccacatcaactgccacctccaccacctccaccatcacctcctccaccatcacctccaccttCACCTCCTCCACCGTCAcctccaccaccacaccacctcaaccaccaccatctccatctCCACCACCTCTACTGCCACCTACACTACCTCCACCATCACATcctccaccatcacctccaccatcaccacttCCACCATCACCTCCTCAACGATCatctccatcaccatcaccatcacctccaccactGTCATctccaccatcacctccaccatcacctccTCCACTGTCACCTCCTCCACTATCACCTCCatcaccatcacctccaccaccgtcacctccaccaccatcacctcctcCACTGTCacctccatcaccatcaccacctccaccatcacctccatcaCCATAACCTCCACCGTCACCTCCTccatcacctccaccaccaccacctccatctcCACCACCTCTACTgccacctccaccacctccaccgTCATCTTCTCAACCATCACTGCCTCCACCATCACCTctcccaccaccatcacctctaCCTCCACCTCTACTGCCCCCATCTCCACCATACTTCTGCTGATCAAGAAAAAATGGCCTTTTAGCTCTCATTTATCTACCTAGTGACTTGGGAAAGGCATGTGAGGCACCCCAAACCACTATTTAAATAAGACCTCAGAAATTTGGTAGAGAAGTGGGGAGAAAAAGGTctaattttaagaatgaaaagtagaaatgacagctgggaagaggaagacagtgagggagagaaaggcagtaGTAAACCGGGAAGGAGACAGGACCTGCCGCCTCCACCACTAACCCAGGGACAGCTGGCTGGTTGTCCTTGGGTGAGCCCCTCGGGGTGCAAGTGTGCCATCGGGTGTGTGTCCCGGGTGCACACAGCCCTCAAGTTGCACAGCTTGGCAGGCAGGGTGCTGGCTGGATTTCAGCAGCCCCACCTTTACCTGTTACCCCCTTAGCCCAGTGGCCCTATGCCGTGAATACCCTGCACAACTACACAGGCAGCCCTGGAGCCTCTTCCTATTCTGAGTCTCAGCTGCTGCACATGTGAAATGAGGACGTTGAATGTGATAATACGCGCAGCACCCACACCACTAAGCTCTAAAATGCCTTGTTCTCAGCATCTGAATTACAGATTTTAAGGAAATTGCTGTTTTATTGCTTCCAAATACATAGCGTGATTAGAACTAATTGCACAAAGCTGCCAAGCAGCCGTCCTTGGGAGCTCTGCTTTGACAATAGATAAGAATGATTTGAATTAGCAGATCAGTTACTAGAAATGTCAATGGGTGTTTCTACTGTGTCTGATCGTGTTTGGAAGCAGCTTGTCCTCTGAAGTAGTGTAaataccgccccccccccacaaacACACACGGTGATCTTTGTTTATACTATTAGTGCGCCCAGCAAATCCTTCCCTTTCCATATCACAAATCCCACCACATTGAGCTGGCATTAATGAGGTTTTACTCTGCTTGACTTTGGAATGCTGTCAGAGACAGAGCCCTCCCGTGGTCGCCAGAGTGCTCTCCCGCTGGCCCCATTGCCACAGAGACTCAGGATTTACTCGTCAACCTATATAGGACAGGGGAGCCACAGCCTGGGATGCTGGGACTCCAGTTTGTTCCCTGATCTAGGTGGCTGAGCACCGAGAGGGCTAGGTAATGAAGATAGCAAACCCACCCCTGGTCTCCTTCACAGCGCTTTATACCCTtgtaattatttccttaattattCCGTCTTGTCAGAACCTGTCTTCTTCACCAAACTAGGAGCCCTAATAGCCCAggaatgtgtttgttttcttacctGATTTAATACATGCCCAGCATCTGTCTGACGAGTATGTCATAAGTGCTATGACGAGGGCAGAGTTCTTGGGGTCTTCGGAGCCTGCGGTATCCGGGAAAGCTTCATAATCGGAACAGTAAGCAACGTGTCCGAGCTGGGTCTTGAAGGGTTGCTAGGAGTTTcctggagggagagaagggaaaggcatATATGCACAGCTGAGCCACAGGACGGCATGCAAGATAGACAAAAGCATGGCACGCTTGGGAGAACTGGAAATTAATTAGGGTTGGTGAGTAAGACCAGCAGGAGGTTACCCCGGAGAGGTTGCCATCAACCGGTTCATGAAGGATTTTGAATACCAGATAGAAGGGATTCAGCTGCTGCCCTGTGGGCAGTGGGAAACCAGACTAGGTTCCAGAGCAAGAGAGGGCTAGTCAGAGGGGACCCCTAACCCTGCGTGGATCCCACAGCCGGCCCTATACGCCCCGCCAGTACCACCACAACCCATGCGTGCTCTACTGTTCTCACCTAGACTCAGTGCCCAGGCCCGTGGTACAAGTATTCATTGCTGCACCAGGGGACGCCCATCCCCCCAAGACTTGCCAGGTGTTCCTGTCCTGCTGGGCCCCCAACATCAGTGACATAACCTATAGCTGGCGACGGGAGGGGCCCACTGACTTCGGTATCGAACCAAGCGGCCTCTTCACGGATGGACAGGCGCTGAGGGTTTCACTGGGACCAGGAGACAAGAGCGTGGCCTATTCCTGCATTGTCTCCAACCCCGTCAGCTGGGACTTGGCCACCGTCACCCCTTGGGAGAGCTGCCTTCGCGAGGCAGGTATGCCAAGGGCCAGGGGTCAGTGGTCGAGGGATTGTGAAGCTCAAGCCCTCCCCTGACCCTGCCGCCTCCGTGTCCGGTCCCAGGAAAGTCCTACAGAGAtgtgctgctggtggtgctgcCCGTCTCCCTGCTCCTGACCCTGGCTGGTCTCCTGTCCGCCTGGCACTCCTACTACTCAGGTAGGCGGTCCGAGGTGCCAGGGGCGTGCGGGGGAGGGGCCTataggggggagggcagggctgggccgcCCCCATTTTCAGCTTCGGATGGCCCCCTGTCTTCCCTCTGCCACCCCATCTCCTGGCTCATGCTCTGGTCTCCAATCGCACTGAGCTACGTGGAGTTTCCTCAGCAGCTCTTCGAGACTcttgtcttctctgtctcttcaggCCTTTGCAcgtgcccctctccctgcctggaaCTCACTTTCCGTGGGCTCCCACCCAATGCCCCCTCTTCACATGCCTGCCTCCCCCACAATCTCCAAGGCTGCgtctctccaggaagccttcctgacgTCCTCCCCTGGCCTGGGCAGGCTTggtgctctccctctgctctccattGCTACCCTGGCCTCCGTGCTCCCTGCACTTGCTCTGCCCCTGAACGCTCAGCCCCTTAAGGGCAAAAGCTGGCTTACCGGTGGGCACCTAGCAGTGGTTCCCGGAACAGCGCTGGTCTGGATAAGGGTTGGCAGAGTAGACGTCTAGACGAATCCCAACCCCTTCTTGCCTCCACTCCCTGGGAAATTCTCCCGGAGGAAACGCTATCTCTGGTTAGGGGCTGATAAGGTCTCCTTCTCGAAGAGGAGACAACAGGGGAAACTCCGAGACGCGGCCATCCCTCCAGCTCAGCCCCTGCCCCGACCCCACGATGCCCCGCCACTGACAGAAACACGCCACGGACCTGGGCTTTGTGGGGATGTCCACTGCAGGCCGTCTGGGTGGCTTCGGGCCAAGCCAAAGATGCTAAGATTCCAAACACTGGAGGGATAACCTTCCTAATCTCTTTGCAGGGAAGAAGCACAAGAACGTCTGTGCTGACAGAGTGGCTCCAGAGACAGAGAGCTCCCTGGTGTAGGGTCTGCCTTGAAGGACGACGTAAACTTGCCTGGGCCATCAGGAAGCGCACTGCCCAAGCACGATGGACGTGGCTGGTGTCTGGAAACCACCAGGTCCTCATACCTCCCATGAGACTCCTGTCCCACCTCCAGGAGCTCCCAGCTCTTGCACTGGGAGCCGCCAAGCAGAAAACACTGGCACAACCTTCCGCAtccccttcttctccccctcctccttgcaGGTCCTGGCTCTGCTTGGGGCAAGACAACAGACCACCCCCTCAAAGACGCCGGACGTTCTCCAGAGACGTAAATAGGCCTGGGCATTCACCgccaccacccccaccagccaCCACCACTGCCCATGACGTATTGTTGTAGACTGGGTTCGTCTCTTCAAAATCCACGTGTGGAAGTCTTAacccccaatacctcagaatAAGACTGTATCTGGAAAAGAGATCATTAAAATCACACCACGTAATtgggatgggccctaatccaatatgactggtgtccttataaaagaaggAGAGACCCCAGGGACGCACGCCCAGAGAAAAGGCCATGGGAGGACACGGAGAGAAGGAAGACATCTACGagccaggagagaggcctcagaagaaactagacctgccgacaccttgatctcGCGCTTTTAGTGTCCAAGATTATGAGAAAATACAGTTCTGTTGTGAAAGCCGCCCATTCTGTGACATCTTGTTGTGGTGACCCTAGCAGACCGACGCAAGTGGTCACTAACTGGCACCAAAGGATTGCCCCAGTCTGGGTCCCAGACTCTGAAAGACGTTAGACGGTGAAAGTAACAGGGAAACCCAGAATCTCCCACTTGCAGCTccggccccagcccagcccctgtaCTTTAAGACCTTGATGTTTCCTGATGTCCAAAGCATTTTCATGAgaacaaaaatctagaaatagaTGAAGGTGAGAGATGCGGGACAGGGGATTCTCTTTCCCGCCAGAAGGGCCGTCAGGTCAGCTGAGTTCGTGGCCCCTCAAAGGTAATTTGCAGGTAGAGACCATCAAGGGGTCGTCGACGTATCCCGGTCGGGATGGGTGCCATCTTGCAGGTAACACCCTATTAGCGACAtttcctctgtctctgctgccCACCGTGCATCCTGTAGGATCTGGGGCTAgggtttgagattctctcctcacTCCCAAGCACAGTGACCTGGAAAAGAGACATTAAATTTGCCCCCCGCCAACACAAAGCTCTCGCACAGCTTCAAGCAAAGCAGCTCAGCCTGAGTGTCTCTGCCTGAGACCAAGAAGGTGAGGAGCCTGGAAAAGTgaagcagaaagacaaatatggacGGAACAGGTGCGGGGC
Coding sequences:
- the SLAMF8 gene encoding SLAM family member 8; translation: MGSLRTLLLWGVLSALLPTAAPRAPVLLSAAAPRIPVHGQVGGSVLLEVERPAGFQVREAIWRSLWPSEELLATFFRGFPETLYRSRFLGRAQLHSNLSLELQSLESGDSGNFSVLLVDTGGRACTRVLQLKVYDSVPRPVVQVFIAAPGDAHPPKTCQVFLSCWAPNISDITYSWRREGPTDFGIEPSGLFTDGQALRVSLGPGDKSVAYSCIVSNPVSWDLATVTPWESCLREAGKSYRDVLLVVLPVSLLLTLAGLLSAWHSYYSGKKHKNVCADRVAPETESSLV